The following coding sequences lie in one Planctomycetota bacterium genomic window:
- the moaA gene encoding GTP 3',8-cyclase MoaA — MHDGFGRQVDYLRVSITDRCNERCGYCMPEHHSDWLPKDQILSFEEIERAVRIAVGLGFRRFRITGGEPLVRTDAVALIEQLGRIDGVASLSMTTNATRLAPVARRLRAAGVTSINISLDALDADRYHRITRGRLDEALAGIDAAIDAGFEKIKLNTVMIRDLNEDQLWPIVEYGAARGLPVRFIELMPVSSPDMLDARHFLSIADAMTLLSKYDTPEPITDRLGHGPARYWRLARTGAVIGFIGAMTDEHFCESCNKMRLTADGFIRPCLGNHGELDLKPALRDDGTDEAIERVFRQALTEKPLEHVFRDQYTPLRIMTAIGG; from the coding sequence ATGCACGACGGATTCGGCCGACAAGTCGACTACCTCCGCGTCTCGATCACCGACCGGTGCAATGAGCGCTGCGGGTACTGCATGCCCGAGCATCACAGCGACTGGCTCCCCAAAGATCAGATACTCTCCTTCGAGGAAATCGAGCGCGCCGTGCGCATCGCCGTCGGGCTCGGGTTCCGCCGCTTTCGCATCACCGGCGGCGAGCCGCTCGTTCGCACCGACGCCGTCGCGCTCATCGAGCAGCTCGGCCGCATCGACGGCGTGGCGTCGCTGTCGATGACCACCAACGCCACGCGCCTCGCCCCCGTCGCCCGCCGTCTGCGCGCTGCGGGTGTGACAAGCATCAATATCTCGCTCGACGCCCTCGACGCCGATCGATATCACCGCATCACGCGCGGCCGGCTCGACGAAGCCCTCGCCGGCATCGACGCCGCCATTGACGCGGGCTTCGAAAAGATCAAGCTCAACACCGTGATGATCCGCGACCTTAATGAAGATCAGCTTTGGCCCATCGTCGAATACGGCGCGGCTCGCGGATTGCCCGTGCGGTTCATCGAGCTGATGCCCGTCAGCTCGCCCGACATGCTCGATGCCCGGCACTTCCTTTCCATCGCCGACGCGATGACATTGCTGTCAAAATATGACACGCCCGAACCCATCACCGATCGGCTCGGTCACGGCCCGGCGCGCTACTGGCGGCTCGCCCGCACCGGTGCGGTCATCGGGTTCATCGGCGCGATGACTGATGAGCACTTCTGCGAATCGTGCAACAAGATGCGCCTCACCGCCGACGGCTTCATCCGCCCGTGCCTGGGCAACCACGGCGAACTGGATTTGAAACCCGCCCTGCGCGACGACGGAACCGACGAAGCCATCGAGCGCGTCTTCCGTCAGGCCCTGACGGAAAAACCGCTCGAGCATGTCTTCCGCGATCAGTACACCCCGCTGCGCATCATGACCGCCATCGGGGGGTGA